A region of the Mus caroli chromosome 7, CAROLI_EIJ_v1.1, whole genome shotgun sequence genome:
TTCTGGTCATTATCCCTCCTCCTCACATATTTTAACTGGATTTTTAACCTTTGATATTCTCTACATTACCCCATTGCTCTGATGCACctgtctctcactctccctctttctccttgatgccttagaataaaattttatttcaaccaCTCTGCTGGAACTGCTCCTTTCTTGATCATCAGTGGTTTCCATGATGGTTAAACTTTGGTCCTTTCTCAGCTCATGTTATCTTGGTTTCTTATCAGCACTATAGACACTTGTTGGACAAATCCTGTAGTACATGCTTGAACAGAATTCTCTGGTTTCCTTCCTAtcttattaaaatgtttcttctcgttgttgttgttgttgttgttgcagttgTTGGCTTCTACTTGGCCATAGTTTAAGCATAATGAAAGTAAAAAACAGTTAAGGACAATTCTCATGCACTGTGAAGTCATACATAATCTAGATTAAGCTATTGTCTCAAATTCTTTTCTCACCAGgaccctcttctcttcttccattgctTATGCATGcccttttgtttttccagttaaTCAAGCAGTTAAGCTGTAATCCACTTCAGACACTctcactttctgttttctctgctaGGAGATTCTTCTATAAGATACAGTTGCCCAAAATCAATGGCACTTTTGGAGATTCCATGTTTCATAATGTTTGTTTGGacattatttatcttttttctttgtttctttctgtgtttctgtccttttgtctttctttcttactttctttctgcttaagtcttttgcatatatattatggtgtCCAGCgttatgtttttatgggatttctgtgtgtacAAAGTATGTGTCTCTGCaactatatgtgtttcttgtgctttttctttggttcttttgttccttgtagtttgtttgtttcatcagtctctggtttgttttggttttattttatattgttttattattattattagtagtagtagtagtagtattataTACCTGTTCATACagtaatgagagaaagaaaaaaacagtgtgGATTTGGGTGAGTGGGGAGTTAGAAAGCATCTAGGAGTAGTTGGGGGAAAGGAAGCCATAATCAGAATTATATTGCCAGCATTGCaaatacaaaaaacaacaatGTGACTTATACCCCTAAGATAAGaagcataaaataataattaaaaaaaagttgttgaaAGACAAAATTGTTGGCTTCTACTTGGCCACAATTTAAGTACAATAGAATTCCAAACAGTTTAAAAACACTGTTCAAAAACAgtaaacagttaaaaaaaaaaaaaaacctgtcaaaAGCAGCTATGAAACACCAACGTACATATCTGTATATGCTACTACATACAAATCtggaaattgaaagaaaaattctgaGTCACAGATTAAATTATCAGAAcaagaatgtaaaataaaatcatgagtcATTTATATTGCCTATGGAGAAATATTAgaacaatctttttaaaatgcctaaaaatgaaaacagttatATTTAAGGAATTGGAATGATAAAAATCCAGTagaaaagactagaaaaaaatataagtacCCTGTGGTGGTGGCTTATGCCCTTAAAtcagtactctggaggcaaaggcaggcagatctttgagttccaggccagcctggtccacagagtgagttctagaacagccagagctacacagagaatcaatctctctctctctctctctctctctctctctctctctctctctctctctggataaagaagtaaaatgaaaagagagaaaagaatggaaaggacATATAAGAAGAAACCCAATGACAGTTATTTGTGATGTGAATGGCTAAAGAGTATAGCTGATGAATGGGGTTGAGGATATGAAGGAAGAGATCATTGCAAAGTTCCTGACAGAGATGTGTTTGTGAAGCTGAAGAACTCATTAATAATCAGAAATATCCATTTATTTTCAGGTCTATCCTTGAGAAATACCAGCAGGGTATCTTCTTACTTCTCAATTCATGGTCCTATCCAACATTACTCATTTTAGCCCTATGTGCTACCTCAGTGGCTTTCCTGGTTTGGAAGCCTTTGAACACTGGATTTTCATCCCCTTTTTCTTGATGTACCTGGTGGCCatttcaggaaattgtctcaTTCTGATGATTATTAAGACCAGCCCTCGtctgcacacacccatgtactatCTACTTTCCTTGCTGGCACTCACTGACCTGGGGCTGTCAGTGTCTACCTTGCCCACCATGGTGGGTATTTTTTGGTTCAATTACCATGGCATTTATTTTGGAGCCTGTCAAATCCAGATGTTCTGCATCCACTCTTTTTCCTTCATGGAGTCTGCAGTGCTCCTTGTCATGTCCTTTGATCGTTTTGTGGCCATCTGCCACCCACTGAGGTACTCCGCCATTATCACTGTTGAGAGGGTAATGAGGGCAGGCCTATGTGTCATCCTCAGGGGGCCTGTAGCCCTTATCCCAATTGTGCTACTCCTGAAAGATTTTCCCTACTGTGGACCTCTCATCCTTTCCCACTCATTTTGTCTACACCAGGAAGTGATACACCTGGCATGTGTGGACACCACCTTCAACAACCTATATGGACTGTCACTGGTGGTGTTCACCGTGATGCTAGACCTCGTGCTCATTGCGCTGTCCTATGGATTCATCCTATACACAGTGGCTGGTCTGGCTTCCCAAGAGGAGCAGATCCGAGCCTTCCAAACATGTACTTCACATCTCTGTGCTGTGCTTGTGTTCTTTGTGCCCATGACGGGGCTGTCCCTGGTACACCGCTTTGGGAAGCATGCTCCACCTGCTGTGCATCTTCTCATGGCCAACATCTACCTCTTTGTACCACCCATGCTTAACCCAGTCATATATAGTATTAAGACAAAGGAAATCCGAAGAGCAATCATCAGGTTCCTAGGTTTTAGAAAGGTCAATTCTGAATCCTGGGGATAAATGAATAACTGAATGTCCTTACTCTAATAAGTCAAAACTCTATCACATTAAGTATCCATCACAACACCCAGCATCGTGAGAGCTTCAACCTCCAAgtcataaataaaatgcaaatatgtttcttttcctttgaattgTGGCTCGAGAACACAGACCTTCGTTTTCTTAAATTATGAtgcttctttcttcccatcttttcTGCTTGGCCAAAGTCCTCTTGCTCTTTTTCTATTCTGGTTAAGCCTACTGTCAGACCCCAGAGTCACATTAATTCATGAAAATCTGACACACTTCCCCTAAAGTAGTTTAAAAACAATCCCTCAACTCTTCCTGAAGTTGTTCTCCTACGATCATTCCTCTAGTAGAAGCCCTTGACTTCCTCCTGAGTCTGCTCAACTCTGATTGTATCTTGCTCATTTGTTTTAATCCCTTGAATACAGCAAATCAATTCAATGTTAAAAGGAAGCCACTATGTATATCTGGCTGCTGTAGTTATGAGATGCTGCACAGTAATGTGCTGGAGAACAGGTTCAGACAAACTGTGACAAAGATGTTAGGTCACAATTGCTCAGGATATatgagctccaaaccagcagagCATCCATACCCTACCCTGTTACAACTGACCATAATCCATGTTTAGTCTCACCTTTAATGTTACTTCCTAAATGACAGGCAGTTTTCTGAACACAGAGCAGACAAGGCAGTTTGTTTTCATAGCATTCCATATTTACCATGTTAACATTTGTCATAAATAGCATATGGTTTGTATGTtatgtattgtgtgcatgtgtccattAGGATATAAAACTAATTTAAACTCCTTGAAATTATTATAGATGCATCTACCATTAATAAATCTATGTGCTATAAATTCAATGACTGGTACATAATGTATCTTCACTAATAAGTGTCAATGATAGCAAAAAagacatggtcacacacacacacacacacacacacacacacacacacacaaatggtttGTTGATGCAGAGACATCAAACATTGCACAAGGCTTCCCAAGAATCATATTCTAGATCCTGATATCTTAGTTTCTGGAtgatcttgtgtgtgtatgtggtggtggttgggtttacatgcctgtgtatatatattatgtgtttctgtttatgtctatgtattgtatatgtatacatatgtgtgtacatctatGCAGCTGCATATTTGTGTAATGACTTTAGTTGTTTAGACTTCCTGCACCTTTAAAGGCAGATACTCCTTAAACACAAGCTTTATTCTGAACTTTAGGTCTTTCATAAACAGCCTGAACACAGTGAGTTACTACAAAAAGCTAATTGTGCTGTCCATAATGAAAAGCACAGCATATAAAATATCCAAGgcgaacatattttaaaagataagagataatgcatttaataaaaatgttgattattaaaataatgtttaatactTAGGAAACTATTTTCCACATGATAATGTAAGAAGCCAAGCAAGAGGGTACATACTGGGAACCACAGGAATTATACTCGAGTTCAAAACCCACCTTGGCTACATAACCAAACTCTCACTGAAAAGAAAAGACCAAgtcaaaaaggagagaaaacttTTATGAACAGAAAAATCAGAAGGCATAGGTTTTTCAGAGCATTTATGCCCATTATAAAGAGCACTATTACACATAATCTTATTTATATGTTTCATTATATTTAGCACAGGCCAATTTTTCCAAATATCATGACTCAGTTGCGTTGCCTAAAGTAGGCAATTTGCAAAGACTCTGGAACACCCTATATGACTGCTTTGGTGATGATGACAATAATAGTGTGTATTAGCACATATTAAGCATGAACAATGACAATGAGTATTAATGCACTTATTTCCAATGTCACATGAgaattaaaagacatttttgcCCAAATGAGAAATTGatatttctaaagagaaaaactcttgccattcatttcttttttccatttatttatttgcttattagaCTTCTCAGACATGATCTCATGTGGCTTAGATTAGTCTCAAACTTGCAGTGAAGCCCAGGattaccttgaactcctgattctcctatTTCTGTTTCTCCAGTGCTGACTTGAATGCCAGACATATAACATCATGCccaactgtctcagaaaaagaaaatctaagatTCCAGAATAGAAATAGAGTTTAACGTGACTTCTTTTCCTAGACCATTCCAAATAAGATCTTTCATTTCAGGATCTACTATCTTAGTGAAAGAAATTCCAACTTTTAGCCCTTAACCTTAATGTACCTTTGCCATACTGTATTATGAATGTTTTGATTTTGTAtccaaaagtgaaagaaaaaagaacaaacagcTGCCAGAATCAACTTGGAAGAAAAGTCCTGTGTTGTCTGACACTTCAGGAAATggggacaggaacctggaggcaggatcttgctgcttatggcttgttcagcctgcttgcttacagcacccaggaccaccagcccagggtggcaCCACACTCGTTGGGCTGGGCCTCCTACAGCAGTCAGTAAAAAATTGAACACAAtgcttatggaagcattttctcaattgaagcttTCCTTGCAGGTGACCCTGCAAGGTCAAGTTGGTGGTGTCAAGCTGACATGAAATAAGAACAAGCTAGCCCACCCATGCACAAAcagaggggtggctcagtggattaaaaacactggctgatcttccaggaaactcagttcccagcactcacgtcaGGCGGCTCAAAACCTCTAATACTTGAgctcccagggaatctgacacctggACAACTGTGCTCAGGTGCACACACCCACTCATAGACATGCATGTGGAACCCAATAAAaacatcatctttaaaaaaaaaacagcaaaataaaaataatgggtTTGTAATGCTCATTTTAGAGCAATATTAGATTCCCTAGAAAATTGAATGgataatacaaatattttcccCATATACCTTTAATTTGGAGACAGACCTGTATCCCAGTACTGCCTGGAACCCATGATCCTCCTCTTTCAGCTTCCTGAGAGCAGGGGTTTCAAATATAGAGCATTAGTGAGGCTAGAAGCTATTTTAAACACATAATGTGATCTAGGGATTATTATAAAGCCTACATAAAGTGctaaatttcatttaaactagACAGTAACTTTACTAGATAGGTGCTGTTAAATAGTCAATAATCTACAAATAAATCACCTGGGGCCAAGAGGCAAAATAACTTCCCAAATAACAAAATATAGCACTGTTCTATATAATGGCAGAAATGTGTGCTTTTATGTCACAGTACtttaaaaacacaagcaaataaaATTTATCATAAGCACGTTTATCTGTGCAAATGATTCTTTGTAGTCTGGACAGACCCTCATTTTGTTTAATATCATTTGGGTTCCTGAGATTTTCAGGGTATCACTGCATTGGTAAGATATAATTGTTCATGCAATTGATAATCACATAACTTCATGTATCACT
Encoded here:
- the LOC110297197 gene encoding olfactory receptor 51M1; translated protein: MVLSNITHFSPMCYLSGFPGLEAFEHWIFIPFFLMYLVAISGNCLILMIIKTSPRLHTPMYYLLSLLALTDLGLSVSTLPTMVGIFWFNYHGIYFGACQIQMFCIHSFSFMESAVLLVMSFDRFVAICHPLRYSAIITVERVMRAGLCVILRGPVALIPIVLLLKDFPYCGPLILSHSFCLHQEVIHLACVDTTFNNLYGLSLVVFTVMLDLVLIALSYGFILYTVAGLASQEEQIRAFQTCTSHLCAVLVFFVPMTGLSLVHRFGKHAPPAVHLLMANIYLFVPPMLNPVIYSIKTKEIRRAIIRFLGFRKVNSESWG